The Plasmodium chabaudi chabaudi strain AS genome assembly, chromosome: 4 nucleotide sequence aaataaggaatatattctatttataaaaatagaaaatgtaTGATCATCCAGTTTTATCGCCATTTCGTTTTCCCTTAACAGTTTGTCTTTTAATTGAGGGTTCCCATTTtgtaatgtatttttttcattggTAATGGAAATCCCTTCTATTGAAATGTGtctaaaatatgaatataaataaaaacgagataaaagtaaaaaagcTGTATCTCTAATATCTTTATCATTTGAATTAATTAaggtaataatttttttaaagcaaTTTTggctaatttttttttttttattttttttattttggctAGCTGTAGAAATAGCTAGTTCTTCATTCCAGCCAGCCgttaaatttaatacaaTAGTTAACACACTTTTAAGgatatctatattttgtaaatttgaaataaaataaaatatatcatccAAAATAGTGTTAACAAAAAGTAATtgaatttgtttattttttaatgtatttataaaaaaggataaataatatgtattaacatttttttcagcataataaaatagctcgataatataaataataatatttaataaatattttataaactttttttccatcatatttaatatattaggACTAAGTGCCAAATTAGATAGAATACCAAATAAGTTGAcaatttcatatttttctttacacatgtctattatttttttttcaattttatctttttcttgattttttttaaagtctttacaattttgagaactaataatatattgctTGTTAATGTCAAATTTAGATATTTGGTCCGActcaattattttatttctgatatgttcatattttttttttcgtccTTCATCATATGTTTCCAACTccttttgtatataattatttataagaataaaaaaattctcTAATGCGATGTcgtaattttgaaaaatatctTCATCAAAATGTTTCCTTGCATTAGCATTTTGTGAAATagaatgtaaaaaatatgcacattttAACTTATCAAATTTCGttcttataaaataaaaaattaaaataggTTTTACACATTCAATACAAAAATcggaataataataatttttatttagcaCAATCATGATTATGTCAATTATTGTGTTActacattttattaaatttttagaCACGTAGTTTTTTTTCGGATTTGTGATGGTAGGTCCTTTCTCATCCCCCACTCCCACATTTGTTGACAAAATGTCTATCCCAATTTGCCGATTTATGTAAAtcattatttcttttattttctgaATAAGAAATACTAAAAAGGTGACCCCTCTAGAAATATGTTTTGTCTTATCCGCtgaaattttttcatcagttttttttttatataagtatGAGCAAAACTTTAACCTTTCgagttcatttttttttacaacttttttaatattctttAATTCGGTTAAAAATgcttcttcatttttgatTATGTCTACATTTTCGAgtcttataaatatatcctCGATATTCTCAGAACTGGTCACACATCCAACATCCGAATTAGATGatgtatattttgtttgatCAAGGACGATAAGTTTGCATTTGTTTGTTAATTCCAATAGTTCAgtatcataattattaaatgacATTgccaaattaaaattatttaatgctttatcgaataataaaagtttgtaaaatgaaaaaccTTTTCTAAAATATGCTTTAAAGAGTATATCTTTGCTTATAGAAAAATTTGAGCTAAACAAATTGTAGTAGTCAATAATTTGATTACAATTTTCAATGGCTTGTTCATATctatatgttttaatataacataaagctaaattattataagcCTCTAAATAATCTTTACATATATCaattacattattataacaTTCAATAgcttgtatatattttttttctttaaaatatttatttccatttaattttatacgATCTgcaatttgttttttttcttttcttttttgaatatcatcatcaatttttttttctaaaatttgaaaatttggATCTTGTTTAGGTAAACATAATGTCTTTTCATCTTCATCAAATGTATCACTACTTGGTTCATAATAAGCCCATTTTTCATAACttgtaattttattattattttgtgatgaagctaaatatttattccaTATTTCTCGTCTTTCATttcgtttattttttaaaattttataattttcaactttatcaaataattctttttttctttcgtCTTTACTTATGACTGCATTGTTGCATCTTTTACAAAAAtctaatttataattaaattcgACTAAGCAtgatttacaaaaatataaataattgtcTTTATCGCCACCTCCTCTATTACCCATTAgaaatttttctttttctttttctttttgttcTTCTTCCTTTATTTCTTTAGCTCGTTTTTCAAGActtattcttttttcttcttcttcaatTTCTTCTATACTTATTTTCCCTTCCAAtagattttttatttttaacgtAACATTATCAACTCGGTCTAAGAAGTTGTTTATATCGTCATCCTTAGGAACGCAGTAATTTATTTGGCTGCCCTTCATTTTGGCCAAGTTAGGGATGCAAtcatatacaaaattttattttccaattGTAAAGGTTTAgtcttcctttttttatacatatgcttatgtttaattatatagagAAAATGGTGATACCCTTTTGTCTGCctatattctttatatatataaaatgccgaaaaaaataaactacTTTTAACACTAGTCTAGTACATTACATATCATTCAAAATGAGATCTATTttgtaaagaaaaaaataataaagcatGATAAAGGACAAAGgtagaaatattttattttccaatCGTAGgacataaatatgaaagCATTTTCCATGCTATGCATATAcacaatataatataatttttttttgccatagtattacataaaatgtatagagaatagttttttttttttttttattcgtctttccctttttatactggtacatataaaaaggacacaaaaatatttaggatgtttttatttttcatttttcgaTTTACACATATAgggcatatatttaaaaaaaaacggtatttgcaaaaaattggaggaaaaatatttcccCCTATTTTATTGTGTCCTtactttaataaaatattatttatttcatttttgcacattataaattttacataaaattatatatttttcatttttcaacgtgttaaaaaaattaggtAAGCACTGGGAATTTTCGAGTGGTGAGTGCACGGCCGCTCGCCCAGTTTGCCATCGGACCTCCATGTAGAGTAAAcataatttgaaaatggCCGGAAgaataatttgaaaaaaatttgaaaaaattttgaaaacaatttgaaataatcgaaaaaataagcgttatcaaaaaaagaaaacattTGAGGGGACCCAGTTTAACTTCACAAACTAAATAACACACATATCCccatataaataacaaaataaatcaagctaaaaaaaaaaaaaaaaaaatttaagtataaaatatccaaataaaaaagatttaCAAATTTTCAGAAAAATGGCAAATGAACTAGCAGAAAGTATAAAGCTCTTGAAAGAGCTTATATGTAATTATCATGATGTTAGTGAAAAAgaattgaataaaaaaacgaatgATGATATAATGGCTTTGCTTAAATTTACAGAAGATATAAGTAAACCTAAAGGAGgagatataataaaatataaagaattattaaaaaagttaaaacAAGTATTAATACATTTACCATCTGCTGATCCATTACTTCCTATATGTaagaaaaatgtaaatgaattatatttggCAAGAGAAATATTAGAAAAGGGAGTGATAATATCAGTAATggataatgatataaaatcttttactatatatatggctcaattatttatttattactttgattttaaaaatgtattacaAAAAAGTGCTAAGCAAAATGCCATTTTAGGAGTATACCTACTACATTTATTATCTTCAAATTCGATTGGTGATTTTCATATGACCTTGGAAATTATATCGATAGAAGATCAGAATGatccatatataaaatatgtattagaGTTAGAACAACATATTATGGATggatattttcattatatattaacaaagaAAGATGATATaccattatatttatattccaTATTTATGGATCGATTATATGAcactataaaatataaattagcTGATTGTATTTTCTCTTCTTCAAATTCGATtagtttattatatacatgtgAATTACTAAAATTgaaagatgaaaatgagctttatcaatttattacagaatataatgaaataaaaactgCACAAGGTGAAGATAATCTTATATgggaaataaaagataataaaatatattttaaaaatcaaattgAGCATGCTCAGGAACTTCCCTCTATAgaaattatgaataatatcATTGGTTATGCTACcgaattagaaaaaatcgtttaaaattatatttttcatgtaTACCTGattttgcatatatgcatgtgcAATAGTGCGATTTAAATGGATCTAGACGATACACATTTCCGTCTTACACTTATTAaatgtttttctttttcgtTCATTGTACATTCATGATTGTGCCATATCTTGTTGCCCATCTTGTCATTGACAAAATGGTTACTAAAAACTTTTATAACTAATATCGAccttaaaaattttagtaAACGACAACTAGTTGTAAAACACATTTAATCATAACAAGGTGTgtggaaataaataaaattaaagagagataacataaaattttattcaatACAATAGTATTAATTCTAATAGTTATtgcaataaaataatatgaataagtATGTATGTGAGCATTTATATGGACATATACATGTACACATATACctgtatatgtatacacCTGAGTGTATATGCATCTGCTCGTTCATTTAAAATggttttaataaaataaaaagaatagacatttaaaaaaaagcgCTAAcattcaaaataataatgtaaaaaaatgtaaaaaaatgtaaaaaaatgtaaaaaaaatgtaaaaaaaaatataaaaaaatcaaaatattgtaaatatGATCCTAAATGCAAATTGAGCTTGGGGATAGACCAATCTTTTTTGCAAATTTTATgtggatatatattttctatatgtataagaaaaatcaaataaagcAAAGAAAGGAAACAggcaaaatataaaaatatatatatagcataatgaataataacaaatcCACAAACACAAGAATGAtgtatacaaatttaaGTACCTAATACGTACCCATATATAATAGCTATACCCTCGTTTATATCCTTAATTTCTAATTGTTTACGTGCATGTAATACAcacattaatattaaacaaTTGAAATAAAGATTAAAGTTTTGGAAGCTAAATTAGATTGATATTGCTatcttattattataataaaagtatCCCAAATTAGTATGCTATACCACTGCTTTATTCTGAGCaattcattttataaatatattatacacacacacacatatatatgtttatatatatatgtatagaaaatatgacaactgaaatatatttagacTTTTTTGGTAATTCTTAAACATTTTTCAcacaattaaaattttcctACATTTTAGAAAAACCATTTTGCTCATCTTTCAATCGTAAAACGGGGATTAACACTTGATATGCCATCttccatatttatttcaactCCATTTGGATGTTTACTATTTAATTGGGGCGAACGAAATTCTTGGCCGTTgtcataattttgttttggcAATACTATATTTCGACATGAATCAGACATCTCTTTTATTTCCTCCATGGAAAAGTTGAATAGCTCAGGTAATTTTTCAACATATTTTGGCAACcttaaaaagtttaaaatatttatataattcccatgaaaatgtgaaatatatacatacacacTTAAGTATGCAAATATGATATAGTAcgttttcaaaaaaatattacttAACATTTGGGTCTCTGATTTCGTCAAAAAATGGGTCTGCCAAGGCCTTAAAAATGGGTTAAAACGGGGTGTGCAtgtaaaatgaaaaaatgaattatcaTGCTTTCTcaacatatataaacttGCGCATGCTCACTGCTTTCGCTTTTGCTTTTACCTCTATCGCGTTTAGCCTCTTTAAAGGTTCATATTTCAAAAACTGAGACACAAAATTTATAGCATCGTTGGGTGTCCCCTTAGGAAATACCTACAAATATGGGACgcaaaaaaggaataagAATATGTAACATGTTGAAGGATGGAAATTTTGTGGATATATGATCGTCAACAAAAGAACGAAGTGGGTGGgttataactttttttaaatcctTAGGCTTAACGTTTGGAAATTTTACATCCGCATAATTTGGGTTCATCACCTTCATTTGATCTTCAGTTGGTGTACCTTcagaataaaataatggaaagaatattattacattcGCACACACACAAATATGTCAACATATTCAAGATGAATTCCTTGAAATTGTATAGTCATACctaaaatttgtataattcGAACCAATTGATCGACACTAGATTGTCCTGAAAATATTGGATACCCCAGAACCATTTCTGCTATTATACACCCTTTAAAGTAgaggaaatgaaaaaaggaTAGATAAGAGTAGGTTGAGAATATGAATGCGAGTATGCATGTAAGTAGAAAGAAGTAATAATTGAATCTATTAATGTAGATACATGCagattgtttttattttctagtACCTAACGACCATAAGTCTATATGTGTAGTATAACTTGTGGAGCCAAGCATTAATTCTGGTGCTCTATAAAATCGAGAACAAATATAGGAAACACTTCTTTGCCCAGATATTAAACTTTTTGCACTACCAAAGTCGCAAAGTTTTAATGTATGTGTTTTTGGGTcgattaataaattttgagGTTTTAGATCCCTATGACAAATTAATTTTGAATGTAAATATCCTAATGCTCTACATAATTGAtaagaatataatttaactAGAAAAATTGGTAAAAATTGATTATTTCTCAAATagtatttcatatatttatgtacaGTTTGTGGTATAAATTCCATTAcgacatttaaaaatacatttttttcattattttttatagcttctgtataataataatcttttaaatatataacatttaaatgatttaaatttttcattatcattaattcacgatttttatattgaGGGTCTTgtaatactttttttattgcgACTTTTTCAGAGGTGTCTATACATGTTGCTTCATAAACAACACCAAAACTACCATTTCCAATGATATTTCCTAATTTATAAGCTTTATTTGAGGATTTGctaatttcattttctccCATTTGATAATGTTCATCAATACAAACATTATTTACTTCGATTGAAGTATAATTGttatcctttttattacctacaccattattattttgttcaatttcttgatatatatttttatcatcatctTTAATGGAGAAGAAAAAAGGGGAAATGTGAAATTTGGGATGAGCAAGCAAATaataagtaaaataaatgatataactcgattttataaataaatttgtatagTAAAGAGATAATATCGTAATGTAAGCAACTCAAATGATAAAGAACGCAATGGGGgctaatatatatactgcTTCAttcacatatatttaagtaATGTGTATGTGTGTACATGCTTATTTAGCtcatgaaaataaaagaaatgtaataaattattttatttattttttcttttatttatattaatttaaagaTATGATTGATATATAAAGCAACAGAACAAACATGTTTTCActcataatattattgtaCAAAGcgtattcataaaaatttgtatgtCTAAGCATGTATTTTTCTTCACATTTTTACCTGTATGCCAAtctttcatattttgttattaattatttattatttttttttttttgaaaattattataaaattttataaaaattcaacAAGCAAAATATTCACACACGTTGTTCAATACTATCAATATATGGATATGCAGGAACCTgctcatataataattgctATGTCttaatatgaatttttgttttcctTTGTTCCTTTTATATgctaataaattttaagctagcaataaattttttactaCAAAAAATCCTCCTTTATCTCTATATCATACCAATGCGCTAACTACTTAAAGTGTaatctataaaatatgagcattttaatagtatatgtattataataaataatgtattacgttttaaaaaaaaaattaattaaattcattttttttgtgtaaaatatataagtatgCTTTGtaacataattataattttgaatatattttttatttctttttttcattatgtGTATTCTCAGGATtcataaaatgtattttttttttttatttgtatttttacgGAATGTGGCGGTATTCTCACGTAgcttaaaaatgtaaaatatgcacatatgtattatacgcatataaatattttaagatatttatttgtttacaAACTTGTTTGggaatttatataaaatggtaaaatatatatgtatgcgCATATGtaacttatatattttttatttaatatgtattccttaaaatatttattatacattGCGCATTATTATTGTGTGTGCACATTTAAAGATTGTGAAAATAAAgtgcaatttttttaagataaaaaaaaaaatacaaaaaaaaagtgcatttttttaaagagaaaaaaagaggaaaattatgaacggtgtataaattattacaaaGAAAATAGGGAAACGATACAACGGAACTAgctaaaaatggaaaattgaaaatttgcttaaaattttttacatttttacatatatcaGCAAgctaaaacaaaaaaaaactgtattgaaatattattacgAGCAAAATATGGGTAAAAAGATATAGTGCCTTATATAATGGCTTAGCtatttactaaaaaaaaataagaataggaataaaaatagctgagcagtaatatttatataatttatatataggaGCACACAAAGACAATTCTcctaataataaacaaaataagaattattattacatattatttCGATAGGGCTAAACAAACTAATAAATAACCAAAGAAATTTGTGAGGGAAAAATggatatgaaaaattaaaaacgaATATGAGTGCCAATTGTCCAAATTTCTTTacaatgcatatatattgttgtaATTATTGTTTTAGCTAGCTAACTaactaaataaatatgtacatattagTTATTTTCCTTGCTTGTGCATATTTGCAACTAGTctttataaca carries:
- a CDS encoding tetratricopeptide repeat protein, putative, with the protein product MKGSQINYCVPKDDDINNFLDRVDNVTLKIKNLLEGKISIEEIEEEEKRISLEKRAKEIKEEEQKEKEKEKFLMGNRGGGDKDNYLYFCKSCLVEFNYKLDFCKRCNNAVISKDERKKELFDKVENYKILKNKRNERREIWNKYLASSQNNNKITSYEKWAYYEPSSDTFDEDEKTLCLPKQDPNFQILEKKIDDDIQKRKEKKQIADRIKLNGNKYFKEKKYIQAIECYNNVIDICKDYLEAYNNLALCYIKTYRYEQAIENCNQIIDYYNLFSSNFSISKDILFKAYFRKGFSFYKLLLFDKALNNFNLAMSFNNYDTELLELTNKCKLIVLDQTKYTSSNSDVGCVTSSENIEDIFIRLENVDIIKNEEAFLTELKNIKKVVKKNELERLKFCSYLYKKKTDEKISADKTKHISRGVTFLVFLIQKIKEIMIYINRQIGIDILSTNVGVGDEKGPTITNPKKNYVSKNLIKCSNTIIDIIMIVLNKNYYYSDFCIECVKPILIFYFIRTKFDKLKCAYFLHSISQNANARKHFDEDIFQNYDIALENFFILINNYIQKELETYDEGRKKKYEHIRNKIIESDQISKFDINKQYIISSQNCKDFKKNQEKDKIEKKIIDMCKEKYEIVNLFGILSNLALSPNILNMMEKKFIKYLLNIIIYIIELFYYAEKNVNTYYLSFFINTLKNKQIQLLFVNTILDDIFYFISNLQNIDILKSVLTIVLNLTAGWNEELAISTASQNKKNKKKKISQNCFKKIITLINSNDKDIRDTAFLLLSRFYLYSYFRHISIEGISITNEKNTLQNGNPQLKDKLLRENEMAIKLDDHTFSIFINRIYSLFKNKIYLEKACINFVSNLSKYTNFINICLLTKNKNNNEIYNYFYNILEYINYIYSENWKNNECNMEKDISIVFNSTLIFFIQLLKNFFITNISNKYEDIIKIIKKNIPYIVTKMGSVEKKINKNISIFLSYCFLTPELKSEVMHVYGNDTNQIHRALIG
- a CDS encoding 26S proteasome regulatory subunit RPN12, putative, translating into MANELAESIKLLKELICNYHDVSEKELNKKTNDDIMALLKFTEDISKPKGGDIIKYKELLKKLKQVLIHLPSADPLLPICKKNVNELYLAREILEKGVIISVMDNDIKSFTIYMAQLFIYYFDFKNVLQKSAKQNAILGVYLLHLLSSNSIGDFHMTLEIISIEDQNDPYIKYVLELEQHIMDGYFHYILTKKDDIPLYLYSIFMDRLYDTIKYKLADCIFSSSNSISLLYTCELLKLKDENELYQFITEYNEIKTAQGEDNLIWEIKDNKIYFKNQIEHAQELPSIEIMNNIIGYATELEKIV
- a CDS encoding glycogen synthase kinase 3, putative; protein product: MKDWHTDDDKNIYQEIEQNNNGVGNKKDNNYTSIEVNNVCIDEHYQMGENEISKSSNKAYKLGNIIGNGSFGVVYEATCIDTSEKVAIKKVLQDPQYKNRELMIMKNLNHLNVIYLKDYYYTEAIKNNEKNVFLNVVMEFIPQTVHKYMKYYLRNNQFLPIFLVKLYSYQLCRALGYLHSKLICHRDLKPQNLLIDPKTHTLKLCDFGSAKSLISGQRSVSYICSRFYRAPELMLGSTSYTTHIDLWSLGCIIAEMVLGYPIFSGQSSVDQLVRIIQILGTPTEDQMKVMNPNYADVKFPNVKPKDLKKVFPKGTPNDAINFVSQFLKYEPLKRLNAIEALADPFFDEIRDPNVKLPKYVEKLPELFNFSMEEIKEMSDSCRNIVLPKQNYDNGQEFRSPQLNSKHPNGVEINMEDGISSVNPRFTIER